The following coding sequences lie in one Clupea harengus chromosome 23, Ch_v2.0.2, whole genome shotgun sequence genomic window:
- the irf3 gene encoding interferon regulatory factor 3 isoform X2, giving the protein MAVSKPLLIPWLREQIDSGCYPGVNWTNEEQTEFCIPWKHALRQDSNSEDVLIFKAWAETSLGKQSDGRAPGDPSVWKRNFRSALRARGFSLVQDNKKDVANPHKIYRWPREGSTSGASCEASPVLDSPPEMGPLPVYEHIYLAEDCLNQNKNGSDILQQCMGELQIYEPLPALPLGVEESVLLYTIAGPETDCPLFEERSQIQETLGVVLQQPVFLQEGVQQGPNIEQPQVQEIQPEATAPESTPFKTCFKVLVHYRGQNVVEELVTDETGFRLAYRPEDCLLSDPALRTVFLPNPDCIRDETQANLTRQILQSLGGGLELRVVGSAFHGRRHGDSKVFWSVDKHDQSRVPRELTKYEAEPLFSFKNFFPEFVSFMNKECKCPPISLFFCLGERWPDPKLKPWDKKLIMVEVIFDALEKLKSIALEGGASSLQSSVELQISLDQMMMDMS; this is encoded by the exons ATGGCCGTTTCCAAACCTCTCCTGATCCCATGGTTAAGGGAACAAATAGACAGTGGATGCTACCCTGGAGTTAACTGGACCAATGAGGAGCAAACGGAGTTCTGCATTCCATGGAAGCATGCTTTGAGGCAGGACTCCAACAGTGAAGATGTTCTCATTTTCAAG GCATGGGCCGAGACAAGTCTGGGTAAGCAGTCAGATGGCAGAGCTCCTGGAGACCCTTCGGTGTGGAAGAGAAACTTCCGGAGTGCCTTGAGAGCGAGGGGTTTCTCTCTGGTGCAAGACAACAAGAAAGATGTGGCCAACCCTCACAAAATCTACCGGTGGCCCAGAGAGGGATCAACGTCAGGTG CCTCCTGTGAAGCCTCCCCTGTGCTGGACAGTCCACCTGAAATG GGTCCTCTGCCAGTGTATGAACATATCTACTTGGCAGAAGATTGTCTCAACCAAA ATAAAAATGGTTCGGATATACTGCAGCAGTGTATGGGCGAACTACAAATATACGAGCCACTTCCAG CTCTTCCTTTGGGCGTTGAAGAAAGTGTACTACTGTACACCATCGCTGGACCCGAGACAGACTGTCCCCTTTTTGAAGAGAGGTCCCAAATCCAGGAGACCCTCGGTGTGGTCCTGCAGCAGCCTGTTTTTCTACAAGAGGGGGTTCAACAGGGACCTAACATTGAACAGCCCCAGGTGCAGGAGATACAGCCAGAGGCGACCGCGCCGGAAAGCACTCCCTTCA AGACCTGCTTTAAGGTGCTGGTTCACTACAGAGGTCAGAATGTCGTGGAAGAGCTGGTCACAGATGAGACCGGTTTCAGGTTGGCATACAG ACCAGAAGATTGCTTGCTGTCGGACCCTGCTCTACGGACAGTTTTCCTCCCCAATCCAGACTGCATTCGTGACGAGACCCAAGCCAACCTTACCAGACAGATCCTGCAGAGTCTGGGTGGGGGACTGGAGCTGAGGGTCGTCGGCTCTGCCTTTCACGGCAGACGCCATGGTGACTCCAAGGTCTTCTGGAGCGTCGACAAGCACGACCAGAGCAGAGTCCCCAGAGAGCTGACCAAGTATGAGGCCGAACCCTTATTTTCCTTCAAAAACTTTTTCCCAG AGTTCGTCAGTTTTATGAATAAGGAATGTAAGTGCCCTCCCATATCACTGTTCTTCTGCCTTGGAGAGAGGTGGCCGGACCCAAAGCTCAAGCCTTGGGACAAGAAACTCATCATGGTGGAG GTGATCTTTGATGCACTGGAAAAACTGAAAAGTATCGCATTGGAAGGCGGAGCTTCTTCTCTTCAGTCATCAGTGGAACTGCAGATCTCATTGGATCAGATGATGATGGACATGTCTTGA
- the irf3 gene encoding interferon regulatory factor 3 isoform X1 has product MLVTIAGISIALFLPTFAQVMAVSKPLLIPWLREQIDSGCYPGVNWTNEEQTEFCIPWKHALRQDSNSEDVLIFKAWAETSLGKQSDGRAPGDPSVWKRNFRSALRARGFSLVQDNKKDVANPHKIYRWPREGSTSGASCEASPVLDSPPEMGPLPVYEHIYLAEDCLNQNKNGSDILQQCMGELQIYEPLPALPLGVEESVLLYTIAGPETDCPLFEERSQIQETLGVVLQQPVFLQEGVQQGPNIEQPQVQEIQPEATAPESTPFKTCFKVLVHYRGQNVVEELVTDETGFRLAYRPEDCLLSDPALRTVFLPNPDCIRDETQANLTRQILQSLGGGLELRVVGSAFHGRRHGDSKVFWSVDKHDQSRVPRELTKYEAEPLFSFKNFFPEFVSFMNKECKCPPISLFFCLGERWPDPKLKPWDKKLIMVEVIFDALEKLKSIALEGGASSLQSSVELQISLDQMMMDMS; this is encoded by the exons ATGCTGGTAACAATCGCTGGTATCAGTATTGCTTTATTCCTGCCCACCTTTGCACAGGTTATGGCCGTTTCCAAACCTCTCCTGATCCCATGGTTAAGGGAACAAATAGACAGTGGATGCTACCCTGGAGTTAACTGGACCAATGAGGAGCAAACGGAGTTCTGCATTCCATGGAAGCATGCTTTGAGGCAGGACTCCAACAGTGAAGATGTTCTCATTTTCAAG GCATGGGCCGAGACAAGTCTGGGTAAGCAGTCAGATGGCAGAGCTCCTGGAGACCCTTCGGTGTGGAAGAGAAACTTCCGGAGTGCCTTGAGAGCGAGGGGTTTCTCTCTGGTGCAAGACAACAAGAAAGATGTGGCCAACCCTCACAAAATCTACCGGTGGCCCAGAGAGGGATCAACGTCAGGTG CCTCCTGTGAAGCCTCCCCTGTGCTGGACAGTCCACCTGAAATG GGTCCTCTGCCAGTGTATGAACATATCTACTTGGCAGAAGATTGTCTCAACCAAA ATAAAAATGGTTCGGATATACTGCAGCAGTGTATGGGCGAACTACAAATATACGAGCCACTTCCAG CTCTTCCTTTGGGCGTTGAAGAAAGTGTACTACTGTACACCATCGCTGGACCCGAGACAGACTGTCCCCTTTTTGAAGAGAGGTCCCAAATCCAGGAGACCCTCGGTGTGGTCCTGCAGCAGCCTGTTTTTCTACAAGAGGGGGTTCAACAGGGACCTAACATTGAACAGCCCCAGGTGCAGGAGATACAGCCAGAGGCGACCGCGCCGGAAAGCACTCCCTTCA AGACCTGCTTTAAGGTGCTGGTTCACTACAGAGGTCAGAATGTCGTGGAAGAGCTGGTCACAGATGAGACCGGTTTCAGGTTGGCATACAG ACCAGAAGATTGCTTGCTGTCGGACCCTGCTCTACGGACAGTTTTCCTCCCCAATCCAGACTGCATTCGTGACGAGACCCAAGCCAACCTTACCAGACAGATCCTGCAGAGTCTGGGTGGGGGACTGGAGCTGAGGGTCGTCGGCTCTGCCTTTCACGGCAGACGCCATGGTGACTCCAAGGTCTTCTGGAGCGTCGACAAGCACGACCAGAGCAGAGTCCCCAGAGAGCTGACCAAGTATGAGGCCGAACCCTTATTTTCCTTCAAAAACTTTTTCCCAG AGTTCGTCAGTTTTATGAATAAGGAATGTAAGTGCCCTCCCATATCACTGTTCTTCTGCCTTGGAGAGAGGTGGCCGGACCCAAAGCTCAAGCCTTGGGACAAGAAACTCATCATGGTGGAG GTGATCTTTGATGCACTGGAAAAACTGAAAAGTATCGCATTGGAAGGCGGAGCTTCTTCTCTTCAGTCATCAGTGGAACTGCAGATCTCATTGGATCAGATGATGATGGACATGTCTTGA